Proteins from a single region of Verrucosispora sp. NA02020:
- a CDS encoding roadblock/LC7 domain-containing protein, with protein MMPNVSAGLDWLLANFAEQVPDVSHALAVSGDGLRLAASPHLSTDQADQLAAVISGLASLTVGAARLMSAGRVRQQIVDMDGGVLLVMAVGDRALIGVLASAGCDLGQIGYETATLVQRVAEALEPAMRTWAEQGGVPA; from the coding sequence ATGATGCCCAACGTCAGCGCCGGCCTGGACTGGCTCCTGGCGAACTTCGCCGAGCAGGTCCCGGACGTGTCGCACGCCCTCGCCGTCTCCGGCGACGGGCTGCGACTGGCCGCCTCGCCCCACCTCTCCACCGACCAGGCGGACCAGCTCGCCGCCGTGATCAGCGGGCTGGCCAGCCTGACCGTCGGCGCGGCGCGGCTGATGTCCGCCGGCCGGGTACGCCAGCAGATCGTCGACATGGACGGCGGGGTGCTGCTGGTGATGGCGGTCGGCGACCGCGCCCTGATCGGGGTCCTCGCCTCCGCCGGGTGCGACCTGGGCCAGATCGGCTACGAGACGGCCACCCTGGTCCAGCGGGTGGCCGAGGCCCTCGAACCGGCCATGCGCACCTGGGCGGAACAGGGCGGGGTGCCGGCGTGA